Sequence from the Melioribacteraceae bacterium genome:
ACTTTTCTTTTGCCCGGCATTTCTTACAAATATGTAGCTGTCTATTAGAATGTCGTCTACTTTTCTAGATAAATATCTTCTTCCTGCCATTACTGCATGTACGGCTTCTTTAACTTCGGCACCGGCTGATTCTTTTAATAAGTAGCTCATCGCGCCCGCCTGTAATGACCTGAAAATATCTTCCGAAGTCGAGTGCATCGAAAGAATTATTATTTTGATCGCAGGATTTTCCTCTATTATTCTTCTGGTTGCTTCAACCCCGTTCATATTTGGCATTGCTATATCCATCACTACCACATCTGGTTTTAATTCAACCGCAAGCTTGTATGCTTCCTTTCCGTCAGTAGCTGTGCC
This genomic interval carries:
- a CDS encoding response regulator transcription factor; translated protein: MEIRILIADDHAIIRDGLEMILSTGAGLKVIGTATDGKEAYKLAVELKPDVVVMDIAMPNMNGVEATRRIIEENPAIKIIILSMHSTSEDIFRSLQAGAMSYLLKESAGAEVKEAVHAVMAGRRYLSRKVDDILIDSYIFVRNAGQKKSPLESLSTREREVLQLVAEGKTSTEIASMLYLSVKTIETYRSRLMQKLGVKDIPSLVKFALQHGLIQ